A part of Pectinatus sottacetonis genomic DNA contains:
- a CDS encoding TIM barrel protein has product MKNLLNYCSINCYEKELVKRKINLAQYIEHYNLSGIEQFIYCNQLSVKSYASITIGVHLAYWPQWLDFWRGKSADDIFILKNMGINNVNVWLEIIRENIYAALKELPEYLVWHIADCSPEEAYTFKFRYSDDDVITAAAEVFNEVADCIPDSVLVLFENLWWPGLRLLDAKTVEKFFALVNKKNVGIMLDTGHLINTNPNIEDEQEAVAYIYKVILQLGDTAKRIKGMHLNCSLSGSYQRSFSRKVPADNNYSGLIKHIISIDQHKPFTQDGIRKIFNVINPEYVTHELIYNDFTDLGKKLSKQMKACGRFWHK; this is encoded by the coding sequence ATGAAAAATTTATTGAATTATTGCAGTATAAACTGCTATGAAAAAGAATTAGTTAAGAGAAAGATAAATCTGGCGCAATATATTGAACACTACAATTTATCAGGAATAGAACAATTTATATATTGTAATCAGCTTTCTGTAAAGTCATATGCTTCTATTACTATAGGAGTACATTTGGCTTATTGGCCGCAGTGGCTTGATTTTTGGCGGGGAAAATCGGCCGATGATATTTTTATTCTTAAAAATATGGGCATAAATAATGTAAATGTGTGGTTGGAGATTATTAGGGAAAATATTTATGCGGCACTTAAAGAACTCCCTGAATATCTTGTATGGCATATTGCTGACTGCAGCCCGGAAGAAGCATATACTTTTAAATTTAGATATAGTGATGATGATGTAATAACGGCAGCGGCAGAAGTGTTCAATGAAGTTGCTGATTGTATACCAGATTCTGTTTTAGTCTTATTTGAAAATTTATGGTGGCCAGGACTACGCCTTTTAGATGCTAAAACTGTTGAAAAGTTTTTTGCACTGGTCAATAAAAAAAACGTAGGAATAATGCTTGACACGGGCCATTTAATAAATACGAATCCTAATATAGAAGATGAGCAGGAAGCTGTTGCCTATATTTATAAAGTTATTTTACAACTGGGGGATACAGCTAAACGGATAAAGGGGATGCATTTAAACTGTTCACTTTCTGGCAGTTATCAGCGCTCATTTAGTCGTAAAGTACCAGCAGATAATAATTATAGTGGTTTGATAAAACATATAATATCAATTGACCAGCATAAGCCTTTTACACAAGATGGCATAAGAAAAATATTTAATGTAATAAACCCTGAATATGTAACACATGAGCTTATTTATAATGATTTTACAGATTTAGGGAAAAAACTGTCCAAGCAGATGAAGGCTTGTGGTAGATTCTGGCATAAATGA
- a CDS encoding ABC transporter ATP-binding protein produces MIIHTIEIENLNIGYGNTTIIAGINTVVDKGEVIGIIGCNGAGKSTFLKTIRGLLPRQSGEIKYFGKNIDDYKEKEIAKLVAYLQQDVNIGFGYKGKDIVLAGRYPYLEWWQNESKADNELALACMDYTGTMGLADKPVNEISGGQKQRVLLAKVLAQQTPIMFLDEPTTGLDMVYQEEIFRFIKELSQMGKTIIMIVHELNLAAKYCTRIFLLGEEKILADGSPQEVFTEELLSRAYKTAVQVDENENTGTMEITVKPNINDRDKGRKLLNKICHMS; encoded by the coding sequence ATAATCATACATACTATTGAAATTGAAAATTTAAATATCGGTTATGGAAATACAACTATCATAGCTGGAATTAATACTGTGGTGGATAAAGGAGAGGTAATCGGCATAATCGGATGTAATGGCGCAGGAAAAAGCACTTTCCTTAAAACAATACGTGGGCTTTTGCCAAGGCAGAGTGGGGAAATAAAGTATTTTGGAAAGAATATAGATGATTATAAGGAAAAAGAAATAGCCAAACTGGTGGCTTATTTGCAGCAGGATGTCAATATAGGTTTTGGGTATAAAGGAAAGGATATTGTTTTAGCAGGACGATATCCATATTTGGAATGGTGGCAAAATGAAAGCAAAGCTGATAATGAACTGGCACTGGCGTGTATGGATTATACTGGTACAATGGGGTTAGCAGATAAGCCGGTAAATGAAATTTCTGGCGGACAAAAACAACGTGTTTTGTTGGCAAAGGTTTTAGCGCAGCAGACACCAATAATGTTTCTTGATGAGCCGACAACAGGATTAGATATGGTTTATCAGGAAGAAATTTTTCGGTTTATTAAAGAACTATCGCAAATGGGGAAAACAATAATAATGATAGTACATGAACTTAATTTGGCGGCAAAATATTGTACGCGTATATTTTTATTGGGGGAAGAAAAAATTTTAGCAGACGGTTCACCACAGGAAGTATTTACAGAAGAATTGCTCAGCCGTGCTTATAAAACGGCAGTGCAGGTAGATGAAAACGAAAATACAGGTACTATGGAGATTACGGTAAAGCCTAATATTAATGACCGTGATAAAGGTCGAAAATTACTTAATAAAATATGCCATATGTCTTGA
- a CDS encoding TonB-dependent receptor: MMRYCLRKRLLFTVCCGGMLWGMTTGYAASANTDEFALDSTVVTATRTIKKRKNVPANVSVITAENIKCRNIHSVPEALQMLPGVYMDQTAQGGIQIRGFDSSDILVLVNGQQINDPFSGSVNWEILPVENIARIEVLRGAASSLYGGHAVGAVVNIFTVENKKKLAVNIVKSYGSNNTHKDAIYINSKINKKISVGIGYENNKSAGYKGYYYTSSGSNIGSGTSTTTLPKLSNGNYVIGGRGEKEWNNKNYSFEFLYKFDKSKSIKYNYLKSRSRYNYKNPFSYIYDKDGKQVFSGKVLTQDGRVVSFSPARFLGYDGKKEAALHTLNYKDQENSIYLHLGYLDISHNGYSSPLNPTSINWSGTGIDSTYPSKTYNIDLQKTWEKAKKHVVVTGLSFDQESFDQKRSYLNNWRNHDSISCTYGLFERHGGKTRNTAVFLQDEYKAADKVTLYTGLRMDYFKKYGGFSKYINADGSFSRVVNHKEGNYTEFSPKIALDYKFNNKVTAYVSYGHSFNPPPLSEVYRYEGGSGGTIANPALAPEVSDTFELGLKKQLAAGTNMNVAVYHTITNDKIVFTRHYVPNTNTVAYKQYENYGKEKRQGIELDLSRKFTDYLKGYFNYAWQFGRLERDKVDNTNITDVSKPDYGIPRHLLHAGIIYDKQKWNTVLECQYVSARQAPDEITGEYGAEDPFFIINTAINYNIAHNAEIQFAIDNIFDRKFYCSEAAAGRSYNISMRYHF, from the coding sequence ATGATGAGATATTGTTTACGGAAAAGATTGTTGTTTACCGTCTGCTGTGGAGGAATGTTATGGGGGATGACAACAGGTTACGCTGCATCTGCGAATACGGACGAATTTGCTTTGGATAGTACTGTAGTGACAGCAACAAGAACAATAAAAAAAAGAAAAAATGTACCAGCAAATGTCAGTGTGATAACAGCAGAGAATATAAAATGCAGAAACATACATTCTGTTCCAGAGGCATTACAAATGCTTCCAGGTGTATATATGGATCAAACAGCGCAAGGAGGAATACAAATCAGAGGATTCGATTCGTCAGATATCTTGGTTTTAGTAAATGGACAGCAGATAAACGATCCATTTAGTGGTAGTGTAAATTGGGAAATACTTCCTGTAGAAAATATAGCTAGGATTGAAGTTCTACGGGGAGCAGCGTCCTCATTATATGGTGGGCATGCAGTTGGGGCTGTAGTAAATATATTTACTGTGGAAAATAAAAAAAAGCTAGCGGTAAATATTGTAAAATCATATGGAAGTAATAATACACATAAAGATGCGATATATATAAATAGTAAAATAAACAAAAAAATTTCTGTTGGGATAGGATATGAAAATAATAAATCAGCAGGATATAAGGGGTATTACTATACATCATCAGGAAGTAATATAGGTAGTGGTACTTCCACAACTACGCTGCCAAAATTAAGCAATGGCAATTATGTCATTGGCGGAAGAGGGGAAAAAGAATGGAATAATAAAAATTATTCTTTTGAATTTTTATATAAATTTGATAAGAGTAAATCAATAAAATATAATTATTTAAAAAGTAGAAGTAGATATAATTATAAAAATCCATTTAGTTATATTTATGATAAAGATGGTAAGCAGGTATTTAGCGGAAAAGTATTGACTCAGGATGGCCGAGTAGTTAGTTTTTCTCCAGCACGATTTTTAGGATATGATGGTAAAAAGGAAGCTGCCTTACATACGCTTAATTATAAAGACCAAGAAAATAGTATATACCTGCATTTAGGATATTTGGACATAAGTCATAATGGATATAGTAGCCCGCTTAATCCAACATCAATAAATTGGTCGGGGACAGGTATAGATTCAACTTATCCAAGTAAAACGTATAATATTGATTTGCAAAAAACATGGGAAAAAGCAAAAAAACACGTTGTAGTAACAGGACTTTCTTTTGATCAGGAAAGCTTTGACCAAAAGAGATCATATTTGAATAATTGGCGAAATCATGATTCAATAAGTTGTACATATGGATTGTTTGAAAGGCATGGAGGAAAAACACGTAATACAGCAGTGTTTTTACAAGATGAATATAAAGCTGCTGATAAAGTCACATTATATACAGGTTTACGAATGGACTATTTTAAAAAATACGGTGGATTTAGTAAGTATATCAATGCTGATGGTTCCTTTAGCAGGGTAGTAAATCATAAAGAGGGAAATTATACAGAATTTAGTCCTAAAATAGCATTGGATTATAAATTTAATAACAAAGTAACAGCGTATGTGTCTTATGGTCATTCTTTTAATCCACCGCCATTATCAGAAGTTTATAGATATGAAGGTGGCAGCGGTGGTACTATAGCTAATCCTGCTCTTGCCCCAGAAGTTTCTGATACTTTTGAGTTGGGATTAAAAAAACAATTGGCAGCAGGAACTAATATGAATGTAGCCGTTTATCATACTATAACAAATGATAAAATTGTTTTTACACGCCATTATGTACCTAATACCAATACAGTAGCATATAAACAATATGAAAATTATGGGAAGGAAAAACGTCAGGGTATAGAATTGGATTTAAGCAGGAAATTTACAGATTATTTGAAGGGATATTTTAATTATGCATGGCAGTTTGGGCGACTGGAACGTGATAAGGTAGATAATACTAATATAACTGATGTGAGCAAACCAGATTATGGAATTCCCAGACATTTATTACATGCAGGGATCATATATGACAAGCAAAAGTGGAATACAGTGTTGGAATGTCAATATGTTAGTGCTCGTCAAGCTCCAGATGAGATTACAGGAGAATATGGAGCGGAAGATCCATTCTTTATAATTAACACAGCGATTAATTATAATATAGCCCATAATGCGGAAATTCAATTTGCAATTGATAATATATTTGATAGAAAATTTTATTGTAGTGAAGCTGCTGCAGGTAGATCTTATAATATAAGTATGCGGTATCATTTTTAA
- a CDS encoding energy transducer TonB, producing the protein MTSSTYNNNNYHKQGLVISILVHLILFLILALSGFFAINKHIHYPDSNLIYYTDDASSSSDAGGGGGGGGGQNNAITKNDVVLPAAQNAISNDKKNQPVSESTFNPNAPQPIREDNANNTKQTALANSDNNTAQGTGKSAGSNSSNGNGSGSGGGIGTGKGPGNGSGSGGGSGSGTGGGSGSGHGSGTGSGNGSGHGSRLKVTVPPRPLNAPSPSYPSSMRDSEIEGSVRVKMTVSASGHVENVIVTSSSGQSAFDSAAINTSYRWTFVPARNAYNQNVRCYVNKEFIFRFTQ; encoded by the coding sequence ATGACATCATCAACTTACAATAACAATAATTATCATAAGCAAGGCCTGGTTATCTCTATTCTTGTCCACCTGATTTTATTTCTTATACTGGCATTAAGTGGTTTTTTTGCTATTAACAAACATATTCATTATCCTGATTCTAATCTTATTTATTATACCGATGATGCTTCATCTTCTTCTGACGCTGGAGGAGGTGGTGGCGGTGGTGGCGGACAAAACAATGCCATTACTAAAAATGATGTTGTCCTACCTGCTGCACAAAATGCTATTTCTAATGATAAAAAAAATCAACCTGTTTCAGAATCAACTTTTAATCCTAATGCACCTCAACCAATAAGGGAGGACAATGCTAACAACACTAAACAAACTGCTTTAGCAAATAGTGATAATAACACTGCACAGGGGACTGGTAAATCTGCTGGCAGCAATAGCAGCAATGGAAATGGCAGTGGCTCTGGTGGTGGAATTGGCACGGGCAAGGGACCCGGCAATGGTTCCGGTTCAGGTGGCGGCAGCGGCTCTGGCACAGGTGGCGGCTCTGGATCAGGCCACGGCAGTGGTACCGGTTCAGGCAACGGATCAGGACATGGCAGCAGACTTAAAGTAACAGTCCCTCCTAGACCTCTTAATGCTCCATCGCCTTCCTATCCTTCGAGTATGCGTGATTCAGAAATTGAAGGATCTGTAAGAGTAAAAATGACTGTCAGTGCTTCTGGCCATGTTGAAAATGTTATTGTTACCTCATCATCCGGGCAAAGTGCTTTTGATTCTGCTGCTATCAATACATCATATCGCTGGACATTTGTACCGGCTCGTAATGCTTATAATCAAAATGTCCGTTGTTATGTTAATAAGGAATTTATTTTCCGTTTCACTCAATAA